CCAGGCGTTCCATGCCTCGTCGGGGTAGGGCACCAGCGAACCGTCCTTCAGTTCGGCCACCGAGATCGCATTGTCCTCGGTCCAGCGCGGGAAGTTGACGAAGATGCGGTTGTCCTCGGAGACCGAGATGCCGGTCACCTGGTGGCCGAAGTCCGCCACCAGCTCGATCGTGCAGGCGCCCTTGGACGCGGAAGTTGAAGTCATCGTGTGTTCCTTTGTCGATGTGGTTGAATGGGGTATCAGGCGGCGCGCCGCTTGACCTGCAGGCCGGCGTCCTTGGGTGCGTCCTGCGCCAGGCGCAGCTGCAGCATGGTCAGCACCGCCGCCTCCTCGGGTTCCAGCTCGTGCAGTTCCTGCACCAGCTTTTGCTCGGCGCGCGCGCGCAGGCCTTCGATCATGGTGCCGTCCAGGTAGGCGTCCAGCACGGCCGGGTGCACGTAGCACTTGCGGCAGACCGACGGCGTGTTGCCGAGCTTTTCCGACACCGATTCGATGGCGCGCACCACGTTCTTCTTGGCCTGCGCCTCGGAGTCGAACTTCTCGAATTCCTGCAGCGCCAGCGCGGCCAGCACCGTGCCGGACCAGGTGCGGAAATCCTTGGCGGTATAGTCTTCGCCGGTGATGTCGCGCAGGTAGTCGTTGACGTCGCCGGAATCGACCGTGTGGCGCTCGCCATCCTCGTCCAGGTACTGGAACAGGTCCTGCCCCGGCAGGTCGCGCGTGCGCTGGATGATGCGCGCCAGGCGCTTGTCGTGCACCTTGACGTCGTGGTGCACGCCGCTCTTGCCGCGGAAGCTGAACTCGACCTCGCTGCCGTCGATCTTGACGTGGCGGTTGCGCAGCGTGGTCAGGCCATACGATTTGTTTTCGCGCGCGTACTCGTCGTTCCCGATGCGCATCATGGTCGCTTCCAGCAGGTAGACGATGGTGGCCAGCACCTTCTCGCGCGGCAGGCCGGGCAATTTCAGGGCGCGGTCGACGTCCTTGCGGATCTGCGGCAGCGCCTTGCCGAAGTTGATCATGCGCTCGTATTTCACCTCGTCGCGCGTGCTGCGCCACTTGGCGTGATAGCGGTACTGCTTGCGCCCGCGCGCGTCGCGCCCGGTGGCCTGCAGGTGGCCGTTGGCCTGCGGGCAGATCCACACCTCGGTCCAGGCCGGCGGGATCACCAGCGCCTTGATGCGCGCCAGCGTGGCCTCGTCGTCGACCGTGTTGCCCTTGGCGTCCAGGTAGCGGAACCCGTCCTTGACGGCCTTGCGGCCGATGCCGGGGCGGTCGTCGTGGACGTAGCGCAGCCCGGCCGCCTTGGCGGCGGTGGACGGGTCGGCGTTCGGGATGGCGTTGCTCTCTTTGTCTGCGGCGGATCGTTCGTCGTTCTTCATTCCTGTCACCTCGGTAAGGCAGGGCCTGCCGAAGGACAGTCTATGCATTTGCGCCGGGCGCACCGTACGGGAACTAACTTTGCGGACACGGCATGCGGATGGCCGTTCCCGCTTGCAGGCATAATCGCGGCAAGCCCAGGAGGAACCATGCCGCACCGTATCCCGAACCGTCGCCCCTTTTCGCCAGGCCTGTACACCGCGGCGCTGCTGCTGGCCTGCACCGGCAGCTTGGCCACGGCCTGCGAGGCGCCGCCGCCGGCGGTGCGCGACATCGACGCCAACGGCTACTACAGCGACAGCCATCATTCGATCGTCGACCCGGCGCTGAAGGCGCGCAACGAGGCCGCCGTCAAGCCGGTCACCGATTACCTGAACGCGGTGGCGCACGCGGCCGACGCCTGGTCGCGCGGCCAGGACCCGGCGCAGGCGCGCTGCGCGCTCGACTGGCTGGCGAGTTGGGCCGGCCAGGATGCGCTGCTGGGCAGGATGACGACCGAGCAGTCGTACTACACGCGCAAGTGGACACTGGCGGGCCTGGCGCTGAGCTACGCGCGCGTACAGCCGGCGGCGGCGCAGGAACAGCGCCGCCGCATCGAGCGCTGGCTGCTGGCGCTGGCCGACGCCACCATGCGCCATGCGGACGCGCACAAGGGCATCCGCAACAACCATTATTACTGGGAAGGCCTGGCGGTGGCCGCCACCGGCGCGGTGACCGGCGACGCGCACAGCCTGGCCTGGGGCCGGCGCGTGTTCGATGACGCGATGGGGCAGGTCCAGCCGGACGGCACGCTGCCCTACGAGCTGGCGCGGGGCGGGCGGGCGCTGGCCTACCACCTGTTCGCGGCGGCGCCGCTGGTGATGCTGGCTTCGATCCTCGACGTGCAGGCGGCGCCGCTGGACCGGTTGGTGGCCTTGTCGGTGGCCGCCGCCGCCGATCCTTCGATCATGGAAAAGCTGGCAGGCGTGCGCCAGGAGCGCCAGGATGGGGTGCCGGGGTGGATCGCCATCTGGCAGCGCCATGGCGGGCGCCTGGCCGCGCCGCTCGTGCCGCCGGCGCGCAACTTCGATGCGCGCATGGGCGGGGACCGGAATCGCGCCAATCCGCTCGAACATGTGCATGCGCTTCCCTGACGCGGCTACCGGCGTTCTTCCCATAGGCCGAAGTCGTGCATCGGGCGCATGGTGTCGTTGAGTCGAAGCGTCTGGTTCGCGCCGCATGCGCCGGGCGCTGAGACAAGAATGGCTTAATGGCCTCGCAGCGTATCGACGAGGCTGTACCGATATGGAGAGTTACGCAGACTCATCCATTTCTCGATTTGCCTTGCTCACGTTCTTGCCAATACCGGTCTTTCGGCTCATCCACCAATACGACAGTCCGCCTGCGAATCCAGATCCACAATAATTCAAGGAATCATAAAGACCAGATTCCATCCAATTGTCTGATATGAACGGTTTGGAAACCTCGATCCAGAAGGGTATGGCACAGATGCATCCGGCCATTCCGAATTGCCACCAGCGTGCCAGACGGAGCTTCCAAAAAATGAGCGTCAGCGGCAAACCGAAGACGATTGCCGTACCTATCGCGACGGGGAAACCGAAAAGCCAGAATATCGGCAACGCACACCAGATTTTCGTGCCGTTTACAAGCCCAACGCCACAGGTCGAGCAGGTCGCAGCTGTTACGCCGATGACGGCTGCGGAAACGAGCGTTGGGACCGGCTTGGGAGTTAAATGCATCGGCTCTTGATCAATACTGTTACTTGGTCATGGCGCACAACCTCGCCACCAGTTCGTCAGCCATATGGAGCGCGTCGCGGCCTTATGGCATAGCGGCGAAACGCTCCCCATCAATGACTTATCCGGCCTGTTCAGCGAGTCGTGACATGAACGAAGGAAACGTGCGGCTATTTCGTTTTGCTGTTCGCGTACACCCACGTATATTCAGCGCCAAACAGGAAGATCTGCGCCGAGTAATAGAACCACGCGATGAGAATCACGAAAGAACCGGCCGCGCCGAAGCCCGAGGCCACGCTCGATTTCGCGAGGTACAGCGCGATCAGGGATTTGCCCACGTTGAAGAGCAAGGCCGTGACTGCGGCACCCATCCAGACATCGTGCCAGGAGATCTTCGCGGTCGGCATGAGCTTGTAGATCATCGCAAACAGCACCGTGAAGATGGCCAGCGATGCGATGAAATTCAATGCGCTTGCCAGCACGCTTTCGGCTGCGCTTCCGCCGCCCAGCCAATCGCCCGCGGCGGCGAGCCCGGCGCTGACGACGAGCGAAAGCATCAGCATGAACGCCAGTCCGAGAACCAGGCCGAAGGACAATACGCGGCTGCGCAACCACCCCCAGATGCCGGACGGTTTCGCTTTCGCCGGCACTTCCCAGATGCGGTCCAGGTCGGTTTGCAGCTCGGCGAAGATCGCCGTTGCGCCCATCAGCAAGAGAACCCCGCCGACGATGCTGGCGACGATGCCGGTGGACGGTTCATGCGCGGCTTGCAGCAAGCCCTGCACGGCGCTCGCGCCTTCCTCGCCCATGATGCCTTGCAGCTGCGCGATGATCGCGCCTTGTGCGGCGTCCTGTCCAAAGACCATGCCGGTGATCGCGATGATGAGGACCAGCAGCGGCGCCAGGGAAAACAGCGTGTAATACGACAGCGCCGCCCCCATGCTCGGCGCGTAATCGTCCATCCAGGCGTTGGCCGCCGCCAGGAAGATCTGCCACTGCCTGCCGATGAAGCTCGATGCGCTGTGTTCGAACTTCGGGCGCGCGGGCGTGGCCGGTTCCGCATCCTTTACCTCGGATGCGCGCTCGGCCATGCGCGGCGGCACATAGCCCGTGTCTTTCCGGACCGGGGCGGATGCGTCGACGCTGGCATCGTTGATGGCCGAGACGACGGACGCTGCCACGGAGACGAGAAAGCTGCCCACCTTCAGCATATTGCCGGCATCGCGGGTGCGTTCCGGCGCTTTCTTGTGTTCCGGCGCTTTCTTGTGTTCCGGCGCTTTCTTGCGTACGGGGGCTTTCTTGCCGAGCACAGGGGCCTTCTTGCCGAACACTGGGGTTTTCTTGCGCCTGACGTAAGCATAGCTGGCTGCCGCGACGCCCAGTACGGCGGCGCCACGCACATACGGAGAGGAAAGGACGTCGGCAGCCTTCGATTTCAAGGTGTCGAATTGCTCTTTCATTCCCGGTTCGGCGGCAACTGCGCCGGTCTGGACGTCACGCATGTCGTGAGCGTTGTTGGTCATATTGTCCTCATCTGGTTGGCATTCGTGCCGGACGGCCTTGGCGGGACGGCCGAATGGTTCGATTCTTCGATTTCTTCGTTGACTTGAGTGCGACGAAGGCCGCTGCCGGCCGCATGCAGTCGTTCGGCCCAGCATAACAGATTGGCAAGCTCGATACCCTGCTCGCGTGGTGTGGCCGGCCACAGCCGGCTCATTGGCGGTTTCTACCCGCATCGGTCCTTGTCATGGCGGCGTCATCCACGCCGGTTACATTGGCGCAGTCTTGCCGCCATAGCGCCATGACAACGACATGCAACCACTTGTGTTGCATGCGAAACCAGTCAACGTCCCGGATAAGCCCATGACTTCACGCCGCCATTTTCTCCGCAACAGCGCCCGCGCGGGCATCGCCGCCGCCACCTACGCCGGCTTTCCCGCCTCGATTCAGCGCGCGCTCGCGATCCCGGCCAACAACGCGACCGGCACCATCCGCGACGTCGAGCACGTGGTGATCCTGATGCAGGAAAACCGCGCGTTCGACCATTATTTCGGCACGCTGCCCGGCGTGCGCGGCTTCGGCGACCGCTTTACCATCCCGCTGCCGGAAGGGCGCAGCGTGTGGCAGCAGCGCCTGGCCAACGGCAGCGTGGTGACGCCGTTCCACCTGGACGGCAGCGTCGGCAACGCCCAGCGCGCCAACGGCACGCCGCACGACTGGAACGACAGCCAGCAGGCCTGGGACAACGGCCGCATGGACCAGTGGCCGCGCTACAAGAACCCGATCTCGATGGGCTACTTCAACGAGAACGAGATCCCGTTCCAGTTCGCGCTGGCCAACGCCTTCACGCTGTGCGACGCCTACCACTGCGCGATGCATACCGGGACCGACGCCAACCGTTCGTTCTTCCTGACCGGCACCAACGGCGCGGTGCCGACCGACACGGCCTTCGTCACCAACGAGTGGGACGCCATCGACGGCACCGCCGCCGGCGTTAATACCGGCTACACCTGGACCACCTACGCCGAGCGCCTGGAGGCGGCCGGCGTGCGCTGGATGAGTTACCAGAACATGCCGGACGAGTGGGGCGACAACATGCTGGGCGCGTTCCGCCAGTTCCGGCGCGCCAACATCGCCTCGGGCTACCCGGTGTCCAGCGGCGGTGCGCCGGGCAAGCCCTACACCAATACCGGCCAGGCCGTGCCCTACCACGCCTACGACGCGGCTACCGACAACCCGAACAATCCGCTCTACAAGGGCATCGCCAACACGCTGCCGGGCACCCAGCCCGAGCAATACCTGGACGCGTTCAAGCGCGACATCCGCGAGGGCAGGCTGGCGCAGGTGTCGTGGGTCAACGCGCCGTCGATCTATTGCGAGCACCCCGGGCCGTCCAGCCCGGTGCAGGGCGCCTGGTTCATCCAGGAGGTGCTGGACGCGCTGACGGCCGACCCCGCGGTCTGGAGCAAGACCGTCCTGATCGTCACCTACGACGAGAACGACGGCTACTTCGACCACGTGCCGTCGCCGTCGGCGCCGTCGCCGGACGGCAAGGGCGGCTATGCCGGCAAGACCACGATGGCGCCGGCCGACCTGGCGCCCGAGTACTACACCCATGGCCGGCCGTTGGGCAGCACCAGGCAGCCGGCGGCCGACGGCCGCGTGTACGGACCCGGTCCGCGCGTGCCGCTGTTCGTGATCTCGCCCTGGAGCCGCGGCGGCTGGGTCGACTCGCAGGTGTTCGACCACACGTCCGTGCTGCGCTTCCTGGAGGCGCGCTTCGGCGTGCGCGAGCCGAACATCGGCGCCTTCCGCCGCGCCGTGTGCGGCGACCTGACCAGCGCCTTCAACTTCGCCACGCCCAACGCCGAAGCCTTGCCGGTGCTGCAGGGCCGCAAGGACCGCGGCCAGGCCGACGCCCTGCGCGCCGCGCAGCAACGGCTGGCGCAGATCGCGCCGCCGGCGGCGCCGCAGCTGCCGCTGCAGGCTGCCGGCACGCGGCCGTCGCGCGCGCTGCCGTACGAACTGGCCACCACCTGCGAGGTGCTGCCCGGCGCCACCATGGCCGCCGTGCAGGTGGCGCTCACCTTCGCCAATACCGGGCGCCAGGCCGCCGTGTTCCACGTGTACGACCGCAACAACCTGGCGGCGCTGCCGCGCCGCTACGCCGTCGAAGCCGGCAAGTCGCTGGCGGATGCCTGGACGCCCGCGGTCGGGGGCGGCTACGATTTGTGGGTGCTGGGACCGAACGGCTACCACCGCCACTTCACCGGCAGCGCGCTGCGCGCCGTCGCCGCGGGCCAGCCGCGTCCGGACGTACAGGTGCGCTGCGACGCCGCAACCGGCGAACTGGTGCTGCGCCTGGTGAACGGCGGGACGGCGCCGTGCACCTTCAACCTGGGCGCCAACGCCTATGCGCCGCTGCGGCAGATGCACACGGTCGCGGCGCGCAGCGAACTGGCGCTGCGCATACCGGTCGCCGCCAACGGCTACTGGTACGACGTCAGCGCCACCGTGTCGAGCCAGCCCGACTGGGTGCGCCGCTTCGCCGGCCGCGTCGAGACCGGCCGCCACACGGTCAGCGACCCGGCGCTGGGCCGAGGCTGACCGGGCGCGGCAGCCGGCATGCCGCCGGCTGCCGCCAATCGAACCAATATCGAACAGGAATTCCATGCATCCTTTTACTGGCAACTTCGTCCGCAATGCCGTCCGCAACGTCGTCGCGGGCGCCGTCATCGCACTGGCCGCGCCCCTGGCCTCGGCCACCGTGCTGGGCTTCGACGACATCGTCGGCCCGGACGGTTTCGCCGCGGTGCCGGGCAACTACGGTGGACTCGACTGGTCGGACGCCGGCCTGTCCGTCTTCACCGGCGAGCAGGCGCCGTTCAGCGCCCATTCCGGCCAGGGCCGCGTCACTACCGACTGGATCGACGGCGGCCCGGCCGCCAGCACCATCCGCTTCCTGGCGCCCACGGTGTTTGGCGGCGCCTGGTTCGCCGGCTATGGCGACAGCAGCGTGCGTTTCGACCTCTACCTGGCCGGGCAACTGGTCGCCAGCTCGGCCGCGCTGCCCTTGTCGGAGACGCCGGTTTTCCTGGCCGCCGGCTGGAACGGCGCCATCGATACGGTCGTCGTGGCGAGCGGCGCCCAGGCGTCGTACGTGATGGACGACCTGAGTTTCGAGAGCGTGGTGGAGGTGCCGGAACCGGGCTCGCTCGCGCTGGTGCTGGCCGGAATGGGACTCGCCGGTGCCGTGCGGCGGCGCCGCTCGAAACACTGAGCCGCGTGGCGGCCGACGGCACTAGCGCCCGGCGCGCGCCGCCTTCAAGCGCAGCACGGCTTCCAGGAAATAGTAATCCGCATAGTTGAGCGGCACGTCGATTTCCGTTCCGCCCGGCTTGTGGCCGGTCGCATGCTTGAGCAGGAAACCGCCGTTTTCCCCCGGCGCGGCCAGGTAGGCGCGCGAGGACAGGCTGCGGATGGTCTGCTCGGCGGCATCGCGGTAGCGCGCCGCCGCCGCGCGCTCGACGAACCCGGCCAGTTCCAGCAGCGCGGAAGCGGCGATGGCCGCGGCCGCCGCATCGCGCGGCGCGTCCGGGATGGCCGGGTCGTCGAAGTCCCAGTACGGCACCTTGTCGGCCGGCAGGCGCGGATGGCCGAGCCAGAAGGCGGCGCTGCGCTGCGCCTGCGCCAGGTAGGCCGGGTCGCGCGTCTCGCGGTACATCATGGTGTAGCCGTACAGGCCCCAGGCCTGGCCGCGCGCCCAGGCCGAGCCGTCGGCATGGCCTTGCACCGTGACGCGCGCGCGCACCGCGCCGGTGTGCGGGTCGTAGTCGACCAGATGGACGCTGGAGCCGTCGGGGCGGAAGTGGTGCTTCAGCGTGGTGCCGGCGTGGGCGACGGCGACCTCGCGGTAGCGCGGCTCGCCGGCGGCGCGCGCGGCCCACATCAACAGCTCCAGGTTCATCATGTTGTCGATGATGACCGGGTAGGCCCAGGCGCTGCCGGGTTCGACGTCCCAGGACTGGATCGCGCCCACTGTCGGATCGAAGCGCGTCACCAGCGTGGTGGCGCCGGCCAGCAGCGCGTCGCGGTAGCGCATGCGTTCGGCCGGGTCGGTGCTCAAGCGCCAGCCGTTGCCGTAGCCGGCCCCCAGCATGAAGCCGACGTCGTGCTGGCGCTTGTCGAATTTCGCCGGCGCGGTGCGCTCGGTGTAGCGCCGCGCGGCGCTGCGCCAGATCTCGTCGCCGGTGGCCTCGTACAGGTACCACAGCGAACCGGGAAAGAAGCCGGCGGTCCAGTCGCCCGCATCGACCGTCCTGATTTCACCGCGCTCGACGGTGCGCGGAAAGCCGGGCTTGTCCGCGACGGCGGACAGCAGGACGCGGTATTGCGCGGCCGCCGTGCGGATGTCGCGCTCGACCAGCGCAGCGACCGGCTCGGCGGCCTGCGCCGCGCCGCAGCCGGCGCCGATGCCGATGCAGCCCATCAGCAGAATGCGA
The genomic region above belongs to Massilia forsythiae and contains:
- a CDS encoding alginate lyase family protein codes for the protein MPHRIPNRRPFSPGLYTAALLLACTGSLATACEAPPPAVRDIDANGYYSDSHHSIVDPALKARNEAAVKPVTDYLNAVAHAADAWSRGQDPAQARCALDWLASWAGQDALLGRMTTEQSYYTRKWTLAGLALSYARVQPAAAQEQRRRIERWLLALADATMRHADAHKGIRNNHYYWEGLAVAATGAVTGDAHSLAWGRRVFDDAMGQVQPDGTLPYELARGGRALAYHLFAAAPLVMLASILDVQAAPLDRLVALSVAAAADPSIMEKLAGVRQERQDGVPGWIAIWQRHGGRLAAPLVPPARNFDARMGGDRNRANPLEHVHALP
- a CDS encoding PEP-CTERM sorting domain-containing protein — encoded protein: MHPFTGNFVRNAVRNVVAGAVIALAAPLASATVLGFDDIVGPDGFAAVPGNYGGLDWSDAGLSVFTGEQAPFSAHSGQGRVTTDWIDGGPAASTIRFLAPTVFGGAWFAGYGDSSVRFDLYLAGQLVASSAALPLSETPVFLAAGWNGAIDTVVVASGAQASYVMDDLSFESVVEVPEPGSLALVLAGMGLAGAVRRRRSKH
- a CDS encoding glycoside hydrolase family 88 protein, whose product is MKTVYRILLMGCIGIGAGCGAAQAAEPVAALVERDIRTAAAQYRVLLSAVADKPGFPRTVERGEIRTVDAGDWTAGFFPGSLWYLYEATGDEIWRSAARRYTERTAPAKFDKRQHDVGFMLGAGYGNGWRLSTDPAERMRYRDALLAGATTLVTRFDPTVGAIQSWDVEPGSAWAYPVIIDNMMNLELLMWAARAAGEPRYREVAVAHAGTTLKHHFRPDGSSVHLVDYDPHTGAVRARVTVQGHADGSAWARGQAWGLYGYTMMYRETRDPAYLAQAQRSAAFWLGHPRLPADKVPYWDFDDPAIPDAPRDAAAAAIAASALLELAGFVERAAAARYRDAAEQTIRSLSSRAYLAAPGENGGFLLKHATGHKPGGTEIDVPLNYADYYFLEAVLRLKAARAGR
- a CDS encoding phosphocholine-specific phospholipase C, with translation MTSRRHFLRNSARAGIAAATYAGFPASIQRALAIPANNATGTIRDVEHVVILMQENRAFDHYFGTLPGVRGFGDRFTIPLPEGRSVWQQRLANGSVVTPFHLDGSVGNAQRANGTPHDWNDSQQAWDNGRMDQWPRYKNPISMGYFNENEIPFQFALANAFTLCDAYHCAMHTGTDANRSFFLTGTNGAVPTDTAFVTNEWDAIDGTAAGVNTGYTWTTYAERLEAAGVRWMSYQNMPDEWGDNMLGAFRQFRRANIASGYPVSSGGAPGKPYTNTGQAVPYHAYDAATDNPNNPLYKGIANTLPGTQPEQYLDAFKRDIREGRLAQVSWVNAPSIYCEHPGPSSPVQGAWFIQEVLDALTADPAVWSKTVLIVTYDENDGYFDHVPSPSAPSPDGKGGYAGKTTMAPADLAPEYYTHGRPLGSTRQPAADGRVYGPGPRVPLFVISPWSRGGWVDSQVFDHTSVLRFLEARFGVREPNIGAFRRAVCGDLTSAFNFATPNAEALPVLQGRKDRGQADALRAAQQRLAQIAPPAAPQLPLQAAGTRPSRALPYELATTCEVLPGATMAAVQVALTFANTGRQAAVFHVYDRNNLAALPRRYAVEAGKSLADAWTPAVGGGYDLWVLGPNGYHRHFTGSALRAVAAGQPRPDVQVRCDAATGELVLRLVNGGTAPCTFNLGANAYAPLRQMHTVAARSELALRIPVAANGYWYDVSATVSSQPDWVRRFAGRVETGRHTVSDPALGRG
- a CDS encoding YihY/virulence factor BrkB family protein translates to MTNNAHDMRDVQTGAVAAEPGMKEQFDTLKSKAADVLSSPYVRGAAVLGVAAASYAYVRRKKTPVFGKKAPVLGKKAPVRKKAPEHKKAPEHKKAPERTRDAGNMLKVGSFLVSVAASVVSAINDASVDASAPVRKDTGYVPPRMAERASEVKDAEPATPARPKFEHSASSFIGRQWQIFLAAANAWMDDYAPSMGAALSYYTLFSLAPLLVLIIAITGMVFGQDAAQGAIIAQLQGIMGEEGASAVQGLLQAAHEPSTGIVASIVGGVLLLMGATAIFAELQTDLDRIWEVPAKAKPSGIWGWLRSRVLSFGLVLGLAFMLMLSLVVSAGLAAAGDWLGGGSAAESVLASALNFIASLAIFTVLFAMIYKLMPTAKISWHDVWMGAAVTALLFNVGKSLIALYLAKSSVASGFGAAGSFVILIAWFYYSAQIFLFGAEYTWVYANSKTK
- a CDS encoding DNA topoisomerase IB; the protein is MKNDERSAADKESNAIPNADPSTAAKAAGLRYVHDDRPGIGRKAVKDGFRYLDAKGNTVDDEATLARIKALVIPPAWTEVWICPQANGHLQATGRDARGRKQYRYHAKWRSTRDEVKYERMINFGKALPQIRKDVDRALKLPGLPREKVLATIVYLLEATMMRIGNDEYARENKSYGLTTLRNRHVKIDGSEVEFSFRGKSGVHHDVKVHDKRLARIIQRTRDLPGQDLFQYLDEDGERHTVDSGDVNDYLRDITGEDYTAKDFRTWSGTVLAALALQEFEKFDSEAQAKKNVVRAIESVSEKLGNTPSVCRKCYVHPAVLDAYLDGTMIEGLRARAEQKLVQELHELEPEEAAVLTMLQLRLAQDAPKDAGLQVKRRAA